In the genome of Pseudomonas sp. HS6, one region contains:
- the betT gene encoding choline BCCT transporter BetT: MSSASLIKTPPEKVTVNGWVFYTSTALILLLTAILIIAPQEAGRMLGVAQAWLSRSFGWYYMVVIAAYLVFVVGLAFSSYGKLKLGSKDDTPDFSYGAWAGMLFSSGIGISLLYFGASEPLDHYFNPPEGASATNMAARQAVQLTFLHWGLHGWAIYALVGLAVAYFAYRHNQPLALRSALYPLVGERWVKGAAGHAVDGFGMFVTLLGLVTNLGIGSLQVSSGLENLFGMEHSNTNLLIVIIVMSTVATIAAVSGVENGIRRLSNLNIILFSGLLIFVLLFGPTLHLLNGFVQNIGDYLNGVVLKTFDLYVYEGDSAKSDRWLGLWTLFYWAWWISWAPFVGMFIARISRGRTVRELVAGVLLIPLGFTLAWLSIFGNSALDLVMNHGAVELGKTALEQPSMAIYQLLEHYPASKVVIGVSIFVGFVLFLTPADSGAVMMANLSCKGGTVDEDAPHWLRIFWSAVITLVTIGLLFAGNFEAMQTMVVLAGLPFSVVLVFFMFGLHKAMRQDVQIEQEQAQLAERGRRGFSERLTQLDLQPSQSVVQRFMDKQVSPALEDATAQMRAQGLEVQTLLGKSKRCMGVRVEMEEGNPFVYEVSLDGYLATPTESAQSDEARQRYYRAEVYLHNGSQDYDLMGFTQDQITRDVLDQFESHRQLLGRVYS, translated from the coding sequence ATGAGTTCTGCCTCGCTTATAAAGACCCCGCCCGAGAAGGTGACGGTCAACGGTTGGGTGTTCTACACCTCTACCGCGTTGATTCTGTTGTTGACCGCCATTCTGATCATCGCCCCGCAAGAGGCCGGCAGAATGCTGGGAGTGGCTCAGGCCTGGTTGTCCCGCAGCTTCGGCTGGTACTACATGGTGGTGATCGCCGCTTACCTGGTGTTTGTGGTGGGCCTGGCGTTTTCTTCCTACGGCAAACTCAAACTGGGTAGCAAGGACGACACCCCGGATTTCAGCTACGGCGCCTGGGCGGGGATGCTGTTCTCGTCGGGTATCGGTATTTCGCTGCTGTACTTCGGCGCCTCCGAGCCGCTGGATCACTACTTCAACCCACCGGAAGGTGCGTCCGCCACCAACATGGCGGCGCGTCAGGCTGTGCAGCTGACTTTCCTGCACTGGGGCCTGCACGGCTGGGCGATCTACGCACTGGTCGGTCTGGCCGTTGCCTATTTCGCTTACCGTCATAACCAGCCGCTGGCACTGCGTTCGGCGCTGTACCCGCTGGTGGGCGAGCGTTGGGTCAAGGGCGCTGCCGGTCATGCGGTAGACGGCTTCGGCATGTTCGTGACCCTGCTGGGTCTGGTGACCAACCTGGGGATCGGCTCGCTGCAAGTGTCTTCGGGCCTGGAAAACCTGTTCGGCATGGAGCACAGCAACACCAACCTGCTGATCGTGATTATCGTGATGAGCACCGTGGCGACCATCGCTGCCGTGTCCGGCGTGGAAAACGGCATCCGTCGTCTGTCCAACCTCAACATCATTCTGTTCAGCGGCCTGCTGATTTTCGTGCTGCTGTTCGGCCCGACCCTGCACCTGCTCAACGGCTTCGTGCAGAACATCGGCGACTACCTCAACGGCGTGGTGCTGAAGACTTTCGACCTGTACGTCTATGAAGGCGACAGTGCCAAGTCCGACCGCTGGCTGGGCCTGTGGACTCTGTTCTACTGGGCATGGTGGATTTCCTGGGCCCCATTCGTAGGCATGTTCATCGCGCGGATTTCCCGTGGTCGTACCGTGCGTGAACTGGTGGCCGGCGTGCTGCTGATTCCGCTGGGTTTCACCCTGGCGTGGCTGTCGATCTTCGGTAACTCGGCACTGGACCTGGTGATGAACCATGGGGCGGTAGAACTCGGCAAGACGGCGCTGGAACAGCCGTCGATGGCGATCTACCAGTTGCTTGAGCATTACCCGGCGTCGAAAGTCGTCATCGGTGTGTCGATCTTTGTTGGCTTCGTGCTGTTCCTGACCCCGGCCGACTCTGGCGCGGTAATGATGGCCAACCTTTCCTGCAAGGGCGGCACCGTCGACGAAGACGCGCCGCACTGGCTGCGGATCTTCTGGTCGGCCGTGATTACGCTGGTGACCATCGGCCTGCTGTTCGCCGGTAACTTCGAAGCCATGCAGACCATGGTGGTGCTGGCCGGTCTGCCGTTCTCGGTGGTACTGGTATTCTTCATGTTCGGCTTGCACAAGGCCATGCGCCAGGACGTGCAGATCGAACAGGAGCAAGCGCAACTGGCTGAGCGCGGTCGTCGTGGTTTCAGCGAGCGCCTGACTCAACTGGACCTGCAACCGAGCCAATCGGTGGTGCAACGCTTCATGGACAAGCAGGTCAGCCCGGCGCTGGAAGATGCGACTGCGCAAATGCGTGCACAGGGTCTGGAAGTGCAAACGCTGCTGGGTAAATCCAAGCGTTGCATGGGCGTGCGAGTCGAGATGGAAGAGGGCAACCCTTTCGTCTACGAAGTGAGCCTGGACGGCTATCTGGCGACCCCGACCGAATCGGCCCAGTCCGATGAAGCGCGCCAGCGTTACTACCGCGCCGAGGTGTACCTGCACAACGGCAGCCAGGATTACGACCTGATGGGCTTCACGCAGGATCAGATCACTCGCGATGTGCTCGATCAGTTTGAAAGCCATCGGCAGCTCCTTGGCCGGGTGTACAGCTAA
- a CDS encoding TldD/PmbA family protein translates to MSISKNPSEAFKVLVNWLRDAVREPEQFTLSYDAESSAFVRFNHAKVRQAGQVQQAGIGLKLIDDGRHADLHITLSGEQATDLQRLAEGLQQLRETLPLLPQDPYLLLNHNGWQSKNVQEHPLPDTEQVVAEIAEAAAGLDLVGFYAAGPISRGFASSSGAFGWHQANSFNFDFSLFHENGEAVKASYAGHDWNSEDFAKRIQQAREQLEFLGRPLRTLPPGQYRAYLAPAALEEIMGMLCWGGFSAQSIASKSSPLQKLYAGDQALSPLVSLDEKVSDSLSPAFSGEGYPRSDLRLIIEGKAGEQLVGSRSAAEYGLTANGAGGGESPSALNMGAGDLPQAEILKQLGTGLYISNLWYLNFSDQPAARLTGMTRFATFWVENGEIQAPVSTMRFDDSAYSLLGSQLEALTAERELLLSASTYSQRNTSSALLPGALVSRLTLTL, encoded by the coding sequence ATGAGTATTTCCAAGAACCCGTCCGAGGCGTTCAAGGTGCTGGTCAACTGGCTGCGCGATGCCGTGCGCGAGCCGGAACAGTTCACCCTGAGTTACGACGCCGAATCGTCGGCCTTCGTGCGCTTCAACCACGCCAAGGTGCGTCAGGCCGGGCAAGTGCAGCAAGCCGGTATCGGTCTGAAACTGATCGACGACGGCCGCCATGCCGACCTGCACATCACCCTGTCCGGCGAGCAGGCCACCGACCTGCAACGCCTCGCCGAAGGCTTGCAACAATTGCGCGAAACCCTGCCGCTGCTGCCACAGGATCCTTACCTGCTGCTCAACCACAACGGCTGGCAGAGCAAGAACGTGCAGGAACATCCGCTGCCGGACACCGAGCAGGTGGTGGCAGAAATCGCCGAGGCTGCGGCCGGCCTGGATCTGGTCGGCTTCTACGCCGCCGGCCCAATCAGCCGTGGCTTCGCCAGCTCTTCCGGCGCGTTCGGCTGGCATCAGGCCAACAGCTTCAACTTCGACTTCAGCCTGTTCCACGAGAACGGCGAAGCAGTGAAGGCCAGCTACGCCGGACATGACTGGAACAGCGAAGACTTCGCCAAACGCATCCAGCAGGCCCGCGAGCAACTCGAGTTTCTCGGTCGCCCCCTGCGCACCTTGCCGCCCGGCCAATACCGCGCCTATCTGGCGCCGGCGGCGCTGGAAGAAATCATGGGCATGCTGTGCTGGGGCGGTTTCTCGGCGCAGTCGATTGCCAGCAAGAGCAGCCCGTTGCAGAAACTGTATGCCGGCGATCAGGCGCTCAGTCCCTTGGTGTCCCTCGACGAGAAAGTCAGCGACTCGCTGAGCCCGGCGTTCTCCGGCGAAGGTTATCCGCGCAGTGATCTGCGGTTGATCATTGAGGGCAAGGCCGGCGAGCAACTGGTCGGTTCACGCAGTGCTGCCGAATACGGTCTGACAGCCAACGGTGCCGGCGGTGGCGAATCGCCAAGCGCACTGAACATGGGTGCGGGTGATCTGCCGCAGGCCGAAATCCTCAAGCAGTTGGGCACCGGGTTGTATATCAGCAACCTGTGGTACTTGAACTTCTCCGATCAACCGGCGGCGCGCCTGACCGGCATGACCCGGTTTGCCACGTTCTGGGTCGAGAATGGCGAGATTCAGGCGCCGGTCAGCACCATGCGTTTCGACGACAGTGCCTACAGTCTGCTGGGTTCGCAGCTGGAAGCGTTGACCGCCGAGCGTGAGTTGCTGCTGTCGGCGAGTACCTACAGCCAGCGCAATACGTCGTCGGCGTTGCTGCCGGGGGCGCTGGTGAGTCGATTGACCTTGACCTTGTAA
- the betI gene encoding transcriptional regulator BetI, producing MPKVGMQPIRRQQLIEATLQAVDQVGMGDASIALIARLAGVSNGIISHYFQDKNGLIAATMRYLMSVLSENVTARRQALADSSPRAHLQVIIEGNFDASQVNGPAMKTWLAFWATSMHQPSLHRLQRINDHRLYSNLCCEFRRVLPLEDARTAARGLAALIDGLWLRGALSGDAFDTAQAQQIAYEYMDFQLAKQVS from the coding sequence ATGCCCAAGGTCGGTATGCAACCCATCCGCCGCCAACAACTGATCGAAGCCACTTTGCAGGCCGTCGATCAGGTCGGAATGGGGGACGCCAGCATTGCGCTGATCGCCCGTTTGGCCGGTGTCTCGAATGGCATCATCAGTCACTATTTTCAGGACAAGAACGGCCTGATTGCCGCCACGATGCGGTATCTGATGAGCGTCCTCAGCGAGAACGTCACCGCGCGCCGTCAGGCGCTGGCAGACAGCAGCCCCCGGGCGCATCTGCAGGTGATCATCGAAGGCAACTTCGACGCCAGCCAGGTCAATGGCCCGGCAATGAAAACCTGGCTGGCCTTCTGGGCCACCAGCATGCACCAGCCGTCTTTGCACAGGTTGCAGCGGATCAACGATCACCGTCTGTATTCCAACCTGTGCTGCGAGTTCCGCCGTGTGTTGCCGCTCGAAGATGCGCGCACCGCCGCCCGTGGACTGGCAGCTCTGATTGACGGTTTGTGGTTGCGCGGCGCGCTGTCGGGAGACGCTTTCGACACCGCGCAGGCGCAACAGATCGCTTACGAATACATGGATTTCCAATTGGCCAAGCAGGTGAGCTAG
- the betA gene encoding choline dehydrogenase, producing the protein MSQEFDYIIVGAGSAGNTLATRLTEDEGVTVLLLEAGGPDYRMDFRTQMPAALAFPLQGRRYNWAYETDAEPHMDGRRMECGRGKGLGGSSLINGMCYIRGNAMDYDGWAKLPGLEDWTYLDCLPYFRKAETRDIGPNDYHGGEGPVSVTTPKAGNNPLFHAMVEAGVQAGYPRTEDLNGYQQEGFGPMDRTVTPKGRRASTARGYLDVAKKRSTLTIVTHALTDKVLFDGKRAVGVRYLVGAAEERVEARARKEVIVCSGAIASPQLLQRSGVGPAKLLESLDIPVVHDLPGVGENLQDHLELYLQFACTQPVSLYPSLLWYNQPAIGAEWLFNGTGIGASNQFEAGGFIRTREEFEWPNIQYHFLPVAINYNGSNGVKEHGFQAHMGSMRSPSRGRIQVKSKDPRQHPSILFNYMATEQDWQEFRDGIRLTREIMQQPALDAFRGREISPGIDVQTDEQLDKFIREHAETAFHPSCSCKMGTDDMAVVDGEGRVHGMQGLRVVDASIMPIITTGNLNAPTIMMAEKIADKIRGRQPLPRSKASYYVAGDAPVKGKALRDVSAVAQ; encoded by the coding sequence ATGTCCCAAGAATTCGATTACATCATCGTGGGTGCCGGCTCTGCCGGTAACACCCTGGCGACCCGTCTGACTGAAGACGAAGGCGTCACCGTCCTGCTGCTCGAAGCAGGCGGCCCGGACTACCGCATGGACTTCCGCACGCAGATGCCGGCCGCACTGGCATTCCCGCTGCAAGGCCGTCGCTATAACTGGGCGTACGAAACCGACGCCGAACCACACATGGACGGTCGCCGGATGGAATGCGGTCGCGGCAAGGGCCTCGGCGGCTCCTCGCTGATCAACGGCATGTGCTACATCCGCGGCAACGCGATGGACTACGACGGCTGGGCGAAACTGCCAGGCCTGGAAGACTGGACCTACCTCGACTGCCTGCCGTACTTCCGCAAAGCGGAAACCCGCGACATCGGCCCGAACGACTACCACGGTGGCGAAGGCCCGGTCAGCGTGACCACGCCGAAGGCTGGCAACAACCCGTTGTTCCACGCCATGGTTGAAGCTGGCGTACAGGCCGGTTACCCGCGCACCGAAGACTTGAACGGCTACCAGCAGGAAGGCTTCGGCCCGATGGACCGCACCGTGACGCCGAAAGGCCGCCGTGCTTCCACCGCCCGTGGTTATCTGGACGTGGCCAAGAAGCGTTCGACCCTGACCATCGTCACTCACGCCCTGACTGACAAGGTTCTGTTCGACGGCAAGCGTGCCGTTGGCGTGCGTTACCTGGTCGGCGCTGCCGAAGAGCGCGTTGAAGCCCGCGCCCGCAAAGAAGTCATCGTCTGCTCCGGCGCGATCGCTTCGCCGCAACTGCTGCAACGCTCCGGCGTAGGCCCGGCGAAACTGCTGGAAAGCCTCGACATCCCGGTCGTTCACGATCTGCCGGGCGTCGGCGAAAACCTGCAGGATCACCTCGAACTGTACCTGCAATTCGCCTGCACCCAACCGGTTTCGCTGTACCCGTCGCTGCTCTGGTACAACCAGCCAGCCATCGGTGCCGAGTGGCTGTTCAACGGCACCGGCATCGGCGCCAGCAACCAGTTCGAAGCCGGCGGTTTCATCCGGACTCGCGAAGAGTTCGAATGGCCGAACATCCAATACCACTTCCTGCCGGTGGCGATTAACTACAACGGCAGCAACGGTGTTAAAGAACACGGCTTCCAGGCGCACATGGGTTCCATGCGTTCGCCGAGCCGTGGTCGCATCCAGGTCAAGTCGAAAGACCCGCGCCAGCACCCGAGCATCCTGTTCAACTACATGGCGACCGAGCAAGACTGGCAGGAATTCCGCGACGGCATCCGCCTGACCCGTGAAATCATGCAACAGCCTGCACTGGACGCTTTCCGTGGCCGTGAAATCAGCCCGGGCATCGACGTGCAAACCGATGAGCAGCTGGACAAGTTCATCCGCGAGCACGCCGAAACCGCGTTCCACCCGTCCTGCTCGTGCAAGATGGGCACCGACGACATGGCCGTAGTCGATGGCGAAGGCCGCGTGCATGGCATGCAAGGTCTGCGTGTGGTCGATGCCTCGATCATGCCGATCATCACCACCGGCAACCTGAACGCCCCGACGATCATGATGGCCGAGAAAATCGCCGACAAGATCCGTGGCCGTCAGCCACTGCCGCGCAGCAAGGCGTCGTACTACGTCGCTGGCGATGCGCCGGTGAAAGGCAAGGCGCTGCGTGATGTGAGTGCTGTTGCTCAGTAA
- a CDS encoding TldD/PmbA family protein produces the protein MFDFHPQLKQRFAALRTGAEFFSLRYVRESGQYLSVRKNVAEPPSLSRDEGAMLTVRVNGVEAYAATNDLSQQGLQAALERAEQQARRIKPHALLDLSQQPVSSDRADYFSPNLEQPFPSLSECFELLGAESASVPKDERLVNWEVSIGITHVEQIYLSSAGAELRQAQRFVYPGLDVTAYDGNDSQTRSLGRENFGQQGGADVISRCGLIGAGPQVADQALQLLLAPNTPQGPRDLLLMPDQMMLQIHESIGHPLELDRILGDERNYAGTSFVKASDFGSLQYGSKLLNVTFDPGIPEELASYGHDDDGTAASKQFLIREGLLVRPLGGALSQFRAGMDGVANSRACGWNRPPIDRMANLNIEPGDQSLQQLIGSIENGILMSTNRSWSIDDARNKFQFGCEWGQLIENGELKGVVKNPNYRGISAHFWKSLRAVGNAGTTQVLGTPNCGKGEPNQVIRVGHASPACVFSNVDVFGGDA, from the coding sequence ATGTTCGATTTCCACCCCCAGCTCAAGCAGCGCTTCGCTGCCTTGCGCACGGGCGCCGAGTTTTTTTCCTTGCGGTATGTACGTGAGTCCGGCCAGTACCTGTCGGTGCGCAAGAACGTCGCCGAACCGCCGAGCCTGAGCCGCGACGAAGGCGCGATGCTCACCGTTCGCGTCAACGGCGTCGAAGCCTACGCCGCAACCAATGACCTGTCGCAACAAGGCCTGCAAGCCGCCCTCGAGCGTGCCGAGCAGCAGGCCCGCCGGATCAAGCCCCACGCCCTGCTCGACCTTAGCCAGCAGCCGGTGTCCAGCGACCGTGCCGACTACTTTTCACCCAATCTCGAACAACCCTTCCCGTCCCTGAGCGAATGCTTCGAGCTGCTCGGCGCGGAATCCGCCTCGGTGCCAAAGGATGAGCGCCTGGTGAATTGGGAAGTGAGCATCGGCATCACCCACGTCGAACAGATCTACCTGAGCAGCGCCGGGGCCGAATTGCGCCAGGCCCAGCGCTTCGTTTATCCAGGCCTGGACGTCACGGCCTACGACGGCAACGACAGCCAGACCCGCAGCCTCGGCCGCGAAAACTTCGGCCAGCAGGGCGGTGCCGACGTGATCAGTCGCTGCGGCTTGATCGGTGCCGGCCCGCAAGTCGCCGATCAGGCGCTGCAACTGCTGCTCGCGCCGAACACCCCGCAAGGCCCCCGCGACCTGCTGCTGATGCCTGACCAGATGATGTTGCAGATCCACGAATCCATCGGCCACCCGCTGGAACTCGACCGGATCCTCGGCGACGAGCGCAATTACGCCGGCACCAGTTTTGTCAAAGCCTCGGATTTCGGCAGCCTGCAATACGGCTCGAAACTGCTCAACGTGACGTTCGATCCGGGCATCCCGGAAGAACTCGCCAGCTACGGCCATGACGACGACGGCACAGCCGCCAGCAAGCAATTCCTGATTCGCGAAGGTCTGCTGGTGCGGCCGCTGGGTGGAGCACTGTCGCAATTCCGCGCGGGTATGGACGGCGTCGCCAACAGTCGCGCCTGCGGCTGGAACCGCCCGCCGATCGACCGCATGGCCAACCTCAACATCGAGCCGGGTGACCAATCGCTGCAGCAACTGATCGGCAGCATCGAAAACGGCATCCTGATGAGCACCAACCGTTCGTGGTCGATCGACGATGCACGCAACAAATTCCAGTTCGGCTGCGAATGGGGTCAGTTGATTGAAAACGGCGAACTCAAAGGCGTGGTAAAAAACCCGAACTACCGGGGCATTTCCGCGCACTTCTGGAAGAGCCTGCGCGCCGTCGGCAACGCCGGCACCACCCAGGTGCTGGGCACGCCGAACTGCGGCAAGGGCGAACCGAACCAGGTGATCCGCGTCGGCCACGCTTCGCCGGCCTGCGTGTTCAGCAATGTTGATGTGTTTGGGGGAGACGCCTGA
- the mdtD gene encoding multidrug transporter subunit MdtD: MPNRPPLDAITARWLPWVVAIAFFMQSLDGTILNTALPAMARDLAEDPLRMQGVIIAYMLTVALLIPASGWIADRFGTKKIFFGAILLFSIGSLLCALSSSLSMLIGARVIQGLGGALMLPVGRLVVLRAYPRSELVRIMGFITIPGLLGPLIGPTMGGWMVEYLTWHWIFLINLPVGVIGCYAVWKFIPDLRGTERTRFDSLGFLLFGAAMVLITIAMEGLGELHLPHLRVMLLLFGGMACLAAYWLRAGHIENPLFAPSLFKTRTFAVGILGNLFARLGSGALPFLVPLLLQVALGYSPSQAGMSMLPLAAAAMVAKWGARPLIERLGYRIVLTGNTLFLGIMLASMGLVSEQTPYWLLLCLLAILGAINSLQFTAMNTVTLIDLDDASASSGNSLLSVVAQLSLSLGVACAGALLGGFTAEIGNDGVETVLGAFQLTFVTVGIMAMLAATIFSQLSKEDGRRVRRPEEHIES, from the coding sequence ATGCCCAACCGCCCGCCTCTCGACGCCATCACCGCCCGCTGGTTGCCGTGGGTCGTCGCCATCGCTTTCTTCATGCAGTCCCTCGACGGGACCATCCTCAACACTGCCCTGCCAGCCATGGCCCGGGATCTGGCCGAAGACCCGTTGCGCATGCAGGGCGTGATCATCGCCTACATGCTCACCGTGGCGTTGCTGATTCCGGCCTCGGGCTGGATCGCCGACCGCTTCGGGACCAAGAAAATCTTCTTCGGCGCGATCTTGCTGTTCAGCATTGGCTCGCTGCTCTGCGCCTTGTCGAGCAGCCTGAGCATGCTGATCGGTGCCCGGGTGATTCAGGGCCTCGGCGGCGCACTGATGCTGCCGGTCGGACGGCTGGTGGTGCTGCGCGCTTATCCGCGTTCGGAACTGGTACGGATCATGGGTTTCATCACCATTCCCGGCCTGCTCGGCCCGCTGATCGGCCCGACCATGGGCGGCTGGATGGTGGAATACCTGACGTGGCACTGGATCTTCCTGATCAACCTGCCGGTCGGCGTCATCGGTTGCTACGCGGTGTGGAAGTTCATCCCCGACCTGCGCGGCACCGAGCGTACGCGTTTCGATAGCCTGGGCTTCCTGCTGTTCGGCGCAGCGATGGTGCTGATCACCATCGCCATGGAAGGCCTCGGCGAACTGCACCTGCCGCACTTGCGGGTGATGCTGTTGCTGTTCGGCGGTATGGCGTGTCTGGCGGCGTACTGGTTGCGCGCCGGGCACATTGAAAACCCGCTGTTCGCGCCGTCGCTGTTCAAGACCCGCACCTTCGCGGTCGGCATTCTCGGCAACCTGTTTGCCCGATTGGGCAGCGGCGCTCTGCCGTTTCTGGTGCCGTTGCTGCTGCAAGTCGCGCTGGGTTATTCGCCGTCCCAGGCCGGGATGAGCATGTTGCCGCTGGCCGCTGCGGCGATGGTCGCCAAGTGGGGCGCGCGGCCGCTGATCGAACGCCTCGGCTATCGCATCGTGCTGACCGGCAACACGCTGTTTCTGGGGATCATGCTGGCAAGCATGGGCCTGGTCAGCGAGCAGACGCCGTACTGGCTGCTGCTGTGCCTGCTGGCGATTCTCGGAGCGATCAACTCGCTGCAATTTACTGCGATGAACACCGTGACCCTGATCGACCTCGACGACGCCAGCGCCAGCAGCGGCAACAGCCTGCTGTCAGTGGTGGCGCAATTGTCACTGAGCCTCGGTGTGGCGTGCGCGGGTGCGCTGCTCGGCGGCTTCACGGCGGAGATCGGCAACGACGGCGTTGAGACCGTGTTGGGCGCATTTCAACTCACATTCGTGACCGTTGGGATCATGGCGATGCTGGCGGCGACGATCTTTTCGCAACTCTCCAAGGAAGACGGACGGCGTGTCAGGCGTCCGGAAGAGCACATCGAGTCTTAG
- the betB gene encoding betaine-aldehyde dehydrogenase — protein sequence MARFELQKLYIDGAYSDAGSDATFEAINPANGEVLAQVQRATKEDVERAVVSAEKGQKIWAAMTAMERSRILRRAVDILRERNDELAALETLDTGKAFSETKYVDIVTGADVLEYYAGLVPAIEGEQIPLRDTAFVYTRREPLGVVAGIGAWNYPIQIALWKSAPALAAGNAMIFKPSEVTSLTTLKLAEIYTAAGVPDGVFNVLTGSGREVGTWLTEHPRIEKISFTGGTDTGKKVMASASASSLKDVTMELGGKSPLIICDDADLDRAADTAMMANFYSSGQVCTNGTRVFVPAHLKAAFEAKIVERVARIRVGNPEDENTNFGPLVSFAHMENVLGYIAKGKEEGARVLCGGDRLTDGEFAKGAFVAPTVFTDCTDDMTIVREEIFGPVMAILTYETEEEVIRRANDTDFGLAAGIVTRDLNRAHRVIHQLEAGICWINAWGESDAKMPVGGYKQSGVGRENGISSLNNFTRIKSVQVELGDYVSVF from the coding sequence ATGGCCCGTTTCGAACTGCAAAAACTCTACATCGATGGCGCGTACTCCGACGCCGGCAGCGATGCCACCTTCGAAGCCATCAACCCGGCTAACGGTGAAGTCCTCGCACAAGTGCAACGTGCGACCAAGGAAGACGTCGAGCGCGCAGTCGTCAGCGCCGAAAAGGGCCAGAAAATCTGGGCCGCGATGACCGCCATGGAGCGTTCGCGCATCCTGCGTCGCGCCGTCGACATCCTGCGCGAGCGCAACGATGAACTGGCTGCTCTGGAAACCCTGGACACCGGTAAAGCGTTCTCCGAAACCAAATACGTCGACATCGTTACCGGCGCCGACGTGCTGGAATACTACGCAGGCCTGGTACCCGCCATCGAAGGCGAGCAGATCCCGCTGCGTGACACCGCATTCGTCTACACCCGTCGCGAGCCGCTGGGCGTGGTTGCCGGTATCGGCGCGTGGAACTACCCGATCCAGATCGCCCTGTGGAAATCCGCACCAGCCCTGGCGGCCGGTAACGCGATGATCTTCAAGCCAAGCGAAGTCACCTCTCTGACCACTCTGAAACTGGCCGAGATCTACACCGCAGCCGGCGTTCCGGACGGCGTGTTCAACGTCCTGACCGGCAGCGGCCGTGAAGTCGGCACCTGGCTGACCGAACACCCGCGCATCGAGAAGATCTCCTTCACCGGCGGCACCGACACCGGCAAGAAGGTCATGGCCAGCGCTTCGGCGTCGTCGCTGAAAGACGTGACCATGGAACTGGGCGGCAAGTCCCCGCTGATCATCTGCGACGACGCCGACCTGGATCGCGCCGCCGACACCGCCATGATGGCCAACTTCTACAGCTCCGGTCAGGTCTGCACCAACGGCACTCGCGTATTCGTGCCGGCGCACCTGAAAGCCGCTTTCGAAGCCAAGATCGTCGAGCGCGTTGCCCGCATCCGCGTTGGCAACCCGGAAGACGAAAACACCAACTTCGGCCCGCTGGTCAGCTTCGCGCACATGGAAAACGTGCTGGGCTACATCGCCAAGGGTAAAGAAGAAGGCGCTCGCGTCCTGTGCGGCGGCGACCGTCTGACCGACGGCGAATTCGCCAAAGGCGCGTTCGTGGCACCGACCGTGTTCACCGACTGCACCGACGACATGACCATCGTCCGTGAAGAAATCTTCGGCCCGGTGATGGCGATCCTGACCTACGAAACCGAAGAAGAAGTGATCCGCCGCGCCAACGACACCGACTTCGGCCTGGCCGCCGGTATCGTCACCCGCGACCTGAACCGCGCCCACCGCGTGATTCATCAACTGGAAGCCGGTATCTGCTGGATCAACGCCTGGGGCGAGTCCGACGCAAAAATGCCGGTTGGCGGTTACAAGCAGTCGGGCGTTGGTCGTGAGAACGGCATCAGCTCGCTGAACAACTTCACTCGCATCAAATCGGTACAGGTTGAGCTGGGCGATTACGTCTCGGTGTTCTAA